Proteins encoded by one window of Arachis ipaensis cultivar K30076 chromosome B04, Araip1.1, whole genome shotgun sequence:
- the LOC107636722 gene encoding uncharacterized protein LOC107636722 produces the protein MAENLDDGEFWLPPQFLDDNDDDETASFPSNEDSLYHSSGDDFVFPFGSSTGAASSDLSSPISGSSETESDEDDHLHRVAELTHRVAHSTVQGGYASGSPQSTLCAFRCGNGSSEGSPSSVCNLCSAKATWDLLHAAAGEVERMRLSQQQQQQQQSQLPSYPYNPSPSIPNTAAGANSDFSFYTQQALSHQKQFQIAQIQMLRQQQESVWGGKGVYQRRQSNQMGARNRGGRSVRPLGLSPSAWPSLHAAKNQNKHHKHHNQQQQQQYGSGMRAVFLTNPSTTRECAGTGVFLPRRVDTPETKKKPALELVNAGFCLQLLINLNVDDMVGCLPHRFNSSSNMEEHVVSPRLRSNYVHTSQQKRNTRPQHALNSNNEIKLPQEWTY, from the exons ATGGCTGAGAATTTGGACGACGGTGAGTTTTGGCTTCCGCCGCAGTTCCTCGACGACAACGACGACGACGAAACGGCCTCGTTCCCCTCGAACGAAGACTCGCTGTACCACTCTAGTGGCGACGACTTTGTGTTTCCCTTCGGCTCCTCCACCGGGGCCGCTTCCTCTGACCTAAGCTCTCCCATCAGTGGCTCCAGCGAGACCGAGAGCGACGAGGACGACCATCTCCACCGAGTCGCCGAGTTGACTCATCGAGTCGCTCACTCAAC TGTGCAGGGCGGTTACGCATCTGGTTCGCCACAATCGACGCTATGCGCCTTCCGGTGCGGGAATGGGTCGAGCGAGGGAAGTCCTAGCAGCGTTTGCAACCTCTGCTCCGCAAAGGCCACATGGGATCTCCTGCACGCGGCTGCAGGGGAAGTCGAAAGGATGCGCCtctcccaacaacaacaacaacaacagcaatcACAATTACCATCTTACCCCTACAACCCTTCCCCTTCCATTCCCAACACAGCCGCCGGCGCCAATTCGGACTTTTCATTCTACACTCAACAGGCACTCTCCCACCAGAAGCAGTTTCAAATTGCACAA ATTCAGATGCTGAGGCAGCAACAGGAATCAGTGTGGGGTGGTAAAGGTGTTTACCAACGGAGGCAGAGTAACCAAATGGGAGCAAGAAACAGAGGAGGAAGAAGTGTTAGGCCACTTGGCTTGTCTCCATCTGCATGGCCTTCGTTACATGCTGCCAAGAACCAGAACAAGCACCACAAGCACCATAATCAGCAGCAACAGCAGCAGTACGGTTCTGGAATGAGGGCTGTGTTCCTCACCAACCCTTCCACTACCAGGGAATGTGCTGGCACTGGCGTCTTCCTCCCCCGTCGTGTTGATACCCCTGAAACCAAAAAGAAGCCAG CGTTGGAGTTAGTAAATGCAGGTTTCTGCCTCCAATTGCTAATAAATCTGAATGTTGATGACATGGTGGGGTGCCTGCCGCATCGATTCAATTCCAGTTCAAACATGGAAGAACATG TTGTTAGTCCAAGGCTCAGAAGCAATTATGTCCATACGTCTCAGCAGAAGCGCAACACGAGGCCCCAGCACGCACTCAACAGTAACAATGAAATCAAGCTGCCGCAGGAGTGGACATATTGA